The Sabethes cyaneus chromosome 1, idSabCyanKW18_F2, whole genome shotgun sequence DNA segment TTTCCCTGTTTTTGTTTGAGTTTCACGATCCGAAGGTTTTCAATGTTATTTTGCTTCCCAATCCTATGTATCATGATCGTGGCCTCGCTTCTAGGCCAAGAAGAAAAACTTCTTGAGCTCAAAACCGTCTTGTTGAACATCAAGTCCCGGGGATGCTTGGAAAGTGTACTGTCAAAGTATTTTTCGTGCACTGAAAGAGTCCGCTTCCGTAGGGGCAGATTAACTCTAATTAGTTTATCATAGATGAACTGAATATaacttaaattttgttttacaaaGAAAAAGGATTAATATTCAGTTTTACCTTTTCTATATAATTCTAATTTGAAAACTTATATAGGTATAATATAATTCTAATTTGAAAACGAATTAACCAATTTGATCTATTCAAAGCATTTAACTCCGTTTCGATCtaagaaaataaggaaaaccgCTCAAttagcttcgaagtacgatgctggtctaagtcagtcgtcgtatattcgaatctcggtgcTGCTCTAGATAGAAGTAAAAGTTTTGTGtagctccgtaattgtcctgtaccctaCTAATATACGGCTTCAAAGTTTGCCAGTaacaagggtcaagtcttaaggaCGTACGTACATATATTCCTTCCCCCTTTGCTTTTACCAATAAGCAAAATTCCTTTTCCTCCATATTACTTCAGGTGCCTGATTCTTTAGAATTATGGAACGTGATGAACACTACTGAATCAATCATACGTTGAATATTCTACAAAAGTTTTCAGCACTGCATTACTGATAAATGTTTTAACTCAACTAAACTGCTTGTATAATTAATTATTGACATTTCAAGTTCTACCATCAggagagaaaataaaaataagcttCCTGAATTGGATTATTActcaattcttgtttcattgAAATAATAGGTGAATTCAATCGTAACTTTAAATAGCTCGTCATTTAATGTCGACTTTTTGCGTATTGCGTAGCTGAATTATTTTGGCTTCTACGTCATATCATAACTCATAAACAATCTGTTTCACACGTTTCACACTCGCGCACATACCACTCTATCAGACGTTGATCTGtttggtatgtatttatatAAATACGAGAAACAATTTACGCTGGTGTGTGAGTGAACCTAGTGGGTGCACACTCTCGCTTTTCATTTCTGCATCACCGTACACGTTGGTTCTTCGGCAAGCAAGTGATGCTTCGCTGCCAGAGGAATGGACTGGACACACACTCACTCATTCAAGAGCCGTTTTCACACTTGCGCCGAGACGACCGCTTGTTTTCGAACAAAGAATcataaacaaaaacataaaataatttCCCTTCCGTCGCTACCAACATGTATGATACCAGATACTACTCTCCCGGgataaaataaagaaattacGCATGACGGTATCTTTGTTAGGTTACAAAAATATTTCCATTACATATTTACAGCAAGGTGCGCAGTTTATCTTAAAACATAGCTtatcttgttttgatttttgatagaAACGATCGTTTTGTCGGATTGTGAATGCCCAAAATTTCGTCAGCCAGTTCCAAAAATACGCATCACAAAGATGGCGTTGTCGCGCGCCTATGCTTCGCGCTTTTGCGTTCCACATTCAGGCACAATGATAACATGTTTGCCTGTCGCAGggcaaaacaatgtttttaatcTATTTTTATGCAAACACGTAACTTTTTAATATAAActtatttgaattttgaaatgaaaataaaaattatctttattTTTATCCAAGTTAATCAGATAAAAGATCTTTGCAACGATAAAAGGTTGAACTAAATAAATCACGAAATAAATTTGATGTACCTACACTAAACCCACTCTGTGCTAAGCTAATTCTACACATTTTTCCTAACTTCCTGATATATTATTTTTACTTTCTTCAAATAACTTAAGTCTTTAAATACCACCCAACTTAACTTTTACACGAATTGCATCACTTTTGGAATAAACAAACTTTTTGTTGACCCGGTTTTGTTCACCCAATTCGTGAATTaacttttgttaggaaatttgttTGCAATAACGCTAGTTTGCTTTTCTCACTAAAATTTTTCCAggtgtttaaaaataaacgcAATTTTGAAATTCTGCCCCGGGAGCATTACTCTTGAGTAAAACACTAGCTAACAGCAATAAAAACATAACACCCTTATGTTCTATAATCACTCGGCCGGGTAGGCACCATTCATAACCACGGAAAGGACAATGCCTTCATTCAATCCCACTGTGTTCCTACACACatgcaaaactggcgaccgatAATCGTAAAAACAGGTAAAAAACAAGCACCCACCAAcacacttttttttctctcgcgtATTCACAGCACTACCACTATGGCGCAATATTATGCAAGGGCGCAAGAACAGGCGAACCTGAtacgaaataaaaatattttggttGCATTATCTCCCTCTGGCACACGCACAAAACAAACGCGCGACCGCTCGAGTGGCGATGATGGTATTTTGGAGTTCCATACTTCTTTCTCATGCACTTTCTGGTGGGTAAGAAGAAGCGGGATATGCGTGGAAAGGTGTATACGGACGGAATGCTGCAACTTTTTTTCTTCCTCTGAAAACTGCCATCGCATCTTTCGGGAACCAAGATAGGGATTatgaaaatacttttttttgcgACTTACTCATCTCCGTCCGGGCAGATTCCGGTGGTTTCATCATATTTGGTGCAATAATTATCCGCGCTGTAATTGAAAGAGCCATCCCGTCTGCGAACAGGCCGACGGCGTCGCTGATTCATAAAGTGCCAATTGAAGCACACGAATGGTCgatgttggttgcatttgtgCTGCAAAAACGACGGACACTGTTCGACACGAAATTCTTTCAAGTATCTGCAACGAAAAGTATCCTTACTGTATATCATTGGAATTGTCACGGTCTGCGCTAAAAGATAGAACACTTTTTAGACGGAAATTTAAGCACTTACGTGTAATGATTTGGCTTTTCCGTCTGGGTATTTAACAGAGCTCCTTTCGGATCTGACGACGCCATTTTATGGTTTGTTTATTCAAAGTTCTCCGCTACGGCACACGAGAGCGCTGCGAAGGCGTTGTTGTTTGCGACTGACGTCTGGTAACGTCTGACTGTCAATATAATTACTGTAGCAAAGACACAATTTAGCCAAGCCGCACACCaatcacagtaaaaaaaatccaatcaAATTTCGTGTCGACTAACGacagtttttcacaaaaccGCCGATAGAAAGCTTAATGCAATTAAGGAAATTTGACTTTAAGTTTGACTCACTGCGTTTAATCAAAAATATCGACCAGGTGCTGTTAGTTTTTTTGTGCAAGATTTACAATAACCTTTTGCGGCTAAGATGGTAGTCTAACAGAtaccagaaatcagacaaaTGCAATTAGATGCGTTATGTACATAGTATTTTTATTCGGGAGTTTTCAGTCTCTTTCCGATTCATATAATAAGGAAAACCCTACACTACGTTACCGAAACTTGagctgtttttatacgacagacttcgcagccagctgttagagtacaggacaattgcggggccagttgctacaatcctattgactctaatagcctctcacatacaacgactggtttATTGGACCATCttcatacctcgagaccaactgggaggacAACGACTactttgttaagcgtagctactaataacccccccccccccccccctcaccttttcgttctttttccatcactataaaaaaaatcattactttctcaacaaacatttttgttgaaaaacagcTAATCAAGCGCTTATTACCTGGTAATTAGCTATgcaacggttgaataagctgcTATTAAAAAGTGTTTTTGGGTTTCTTCTACAATCCctttgtcaattgtaaaagaactaccgtttcaaaaaatattaattgatATATAACAACGATAGACTCATTGATATAGTTCCCTGCTATTTGTAGTGATGTGAATAGATCgataataggacaccatacgaactgTTGTTTGTCAAGAgctggcgcttttctagtggtagtaacaTAAAAATGTCTCACttataactgttaatattcggcagggcagtcttcggagaaatttatcaagactgaagttttatgttttcccgacgtttcgactcacttatctatgtttacctaccttgaaaaacaatcactaatcacattATTTGTGGTatagttactctgttatacttaattttgataaaaaacaaacttttcgtatacctctccatagcatcttactaccattcacCCGGGAgcccggaaaagtgatttgattCCGTTCGAGAGCCAGGAGCTATGCTGGCGACATTTccattcgaaaaaattaaatttcgcaacatgaacgtaacaaataaaaacaatgtttaccaactatttattggttcaggtgtcaaacgttatattgcgattaacgataaacacaaaagaaacagaTGCAGGAAAGAGTAATGTTGCTgcgttgagtaaatttattgtcccgTAAAATTGGGCTGTTttcgaaatgtacaatatgcgttacaaactaacgacatctgttgtatttaacagggaaacattgatagtttcaagcatattttcacacatgacgcatgatgaaacactacagcgccaacttctgttatttattatcagaaaccaGAGGCGAGATTGCGTATCTCTATTGGAAAGCCTTGACATACGCGTCCGGAGTTTTACCTTGTGCAATAGCCTTTTTCTACACGTGCCGCATCGACGGATGAATTACAGTAGCTTTAGCACTATTATTGGTCTAAAACACCATTTTAACTATTTCCGTTCCAGCTTCGACTTTGATATTAGCCTACAAATGTTGAAAAACCACTTTTTGACCATAGCAAGTAATTTTTAGGTTAATTCTATCATTTGTGACCCGATTCACCtaggcctgttgatattttgtgtacactcaagtacttttttacacggtttagttttttttgatattaagaacggggtaacttagagaccattcatttatttctcaatacatttgggagtaactggacattcctcacgtagattgtaaatagtttcttagttgcaccgttttcgagtaatcgaaaaaaacaaaccgtgtaaaaaaagacttgagtgtacaaataaacaaataaattactTTGGGTTATGGTTATTGTAGTGTCCGTCTCGGTTGCCTCCGCCCGAGCCAACCACGTCCGCTaacgtctacgttcgtccaaaaactgacgcgcTCGTTTCGGGTACGATATTAATACTCTCATATCCGTGCGTCTCTTTTCGGTCGATCTTAGATCTCCCTCTTTGTCGTACTATTTCATTTCACGAAGTCTGTGAGAGTCTCGAGTCACACAATGTATGTTCGTTCTCTCGTTCTTTCGAACTTTCGGTAtgccgtatgtatgtatgaattttAATTGCACTGAAACAAATGATTCAATCGATCTAGACTCATTAACTCGTTAATTTATTTAGCCGGGCATgttccctacattcaccccTTCCCCTACTCTATTGATAAATATGACACAAAACCACTTTCCTAAGTCTTTCCGGTTTTGTACTTACATTCTTTTGATCGTTCGTTACCGATATCTGTTGGTTTATCGTCTGGATGACAGATATAGAATCAGCCAAATTTTTCGTTTAGACTCTGGGCTCTAAAACCCGTTTGAGGTCACTGACATTTTTCATtatctgcatgcaaattttcaatgcTACGGCAAAGATTTCATAAGGAGTTCCACTAAAGAAATTGCCGTAAGTTATCAAATTTCGAACAAACACGGTGAGCCCAACATCTGACTCACTGTAAGAAGCCCAGTGTCCTTAATGAGCATCGATCTAGAATTGTTAACATCACCATAAATATCAACGCCATCGAAATCCTCAACTCTATCGAAATCATCAATATCATGCAGGTCAACAGTttcaaaatcatcgatatcaACATCATCCTTATCGTCAAAGTCGTCGAAGTCATCAACAACATCATCGGTAACAAAATCAACTCGTCAAAATTCTCAACACCATCAacatcatcaaaatcatcaacGTATCTAAGATTTTGAAAACCactgaaaatcatcatcatccaaATTATTGTCATCAAGATCTTTAACACCATCAAAATCATCAGAATGATCCAAATTATCAAATAATCGATATCAACACCACCCACATCATTAAATACCTCAACACCCGCAATGTCATAAATATCGCTAACATTATCCAAGTCAATAACATCATCGAtatcatgtatgtatgtatgtatgtatgggggtagccacctCAAGGGTAGTCATTAACATCATCGATATcatcaacataaacaaaatgatcACATCAAGATGATCAACACCatcaaaattcttaaaatcgtCAACATTATCAAAATCAATATCATTATCAAACATCATCAATAGGATCGAAtaccatcaaaacaatcagaataatcaaaatcatcatcagttTTGTTATTATGCTCATCAGTTTCGCGATTACCATAATCAGTTTCATCATTATAGTCATCATTTCAACCATTactatcattttcgtcattaccatcatcagtTTGGTGGATCAGCATTTCCGTGATTATCATAATCATTTTCGTaatctttttatcattttcgtcattccCATAAtcagtttcgttattttcatcatttttctcATCATTATCGTCACCATTTTCCTGATTCATCATTTCATTTCCGTCATTACcataatcattttcgtcatcatcCTCATAccaaaatgtgagaaaatcgtGCTTCGGTTATTAAAATGTTGTTAAACTGTATTCCGTCCTTTTCATAGGAACTCAATACTTATAGAGAAATATGAGGTCGGGTAAAAGTTGGCAAAATAACGAGCACAACTTACTAGATAATTCTTCTCAGGGGAACTATCGCAAACAAGCGATCTTCCACAGCCTTCCCAGAAGCGATCAAACTACCACACCAGCGTATTTTAATAACGTAAGACGCGCACAAGCGAATTACTAGGCGATTCCTCTCAGGGGATCTATTGCACACAAGCAATTTTTCCACAACAGTGCCAGAGGCGCTCAAGTTACACATACCAGAGTAGTTCAATGTATTCCGCCTTGCCAAAGGTCATCAAACTACGCGTAGCAGCGTGTTTCAATAAAGTAAAATGCGAACAAGCAAATTACTAGATCCCCCTCAGGGGAATtatcgcacacaagcgatttctcatagccttcccagaggcgctcAAGCTACGCATATCAGCGTATTCAATAAAGTAAAACGCACACAAGCGAATTACTAGAacatccctctcaggggaattatCGCACACAAGCGAATTTTTCAGCCTTCTCAAAAGCACACAAGCTAGGCATATCAGCATATTTAAATAACGTattctgccttcccagaggcagAACAAACAGACGCGCACAAacgtcttttaatttttttctcaaataggcgtttgccagacgccactatATAGTACAGTATACTCACGCACTTTGGGAGCGTTTTCCTTTTTGTTCTGCGCCATTGTAGTGTCCGTCTCGGTTGCCTCCGCCCGAGCCAACCACGTCCGCTaacgtctacgttcgtccaaaaactgacgcgcTCGTTTCGGGTACGATATTAATACTCTCATATCCGTGCGTCTCTTTTCGGTCAATCTTAGATCTCCCTCTTTGTCGTACTATTTCATTTCACGAAGTCTGTGAGAGTCTCGAGTCACACAGACACAATGTATGTTCGTTCTCTCGTTCTTTCGAACTTTCGGTAtgccgtatgtatgtatgaattttAGTTGCACTGAAACAAATGATTCAATCGATCTAGACTCATTAACTCGTTAATTTATTTAGCCGGGCATGTTCCCTACAGTTATGTCTATTTTTATGCGGGTTTTCTGTGAATGCTCgaggttggtaaatggttggataatgcgcaaAACAGACACCATGGTGGTCCTCAGCCTCGTTTCCAGCAACTCCTACTCCTACCTCAacgtggtaccaaccggaacACGAGCAACCTAACggagatcgagtaaccaaccccgatagaaactaaggtcgtaccAACAGGGAAGAGGGAGGCACCGTGTTGTGTCGACACTATGAGATGGTAGCCCCATTCCGAGATTCGGTAGCGTGCCTGCGTGGTACTAGGGCCTCCTAGTACGAATAGCTATCTAAATCcaaaacactaaaaaaaatcaagaaaattctactcgaaacattcggcatggacaaaggcgacgaaatgaAGACATGgcatggaaacttggtacctgcaTCTGCatatcgctaaatttcgttggtggcgacagggcgctgctcgatcagttagaagcCCAAAAGCTCAGTATTGTGGCACTggaggagatctgtcgcaaaggcgagaaggtgtggagggtCCGTGACAGTAAAGCCCAATTtcaccagagcggtggagcaaccaacgagctggaAACGGGCTGCTTAGTGAtaggcaaaatgcaggatcgcataatagactggaaagcgatcaacaagACGATGTGCATGTGGAAGATAAAAGACTGTTTCTCCAACTAtcccatcataaacgtgcattgtcaaCAAGAAGGTAGACCCAaggacgagaaggaagcgtcctatgcgcagctggaggcaactcACCATGGAACATCAAGATcctcatcggggatatgaacgcccaggtcgacagggaagcaattatagaccggtgatcgggccccatagcctgtacTCCGGCACGAaggataacggccagcgatgtatCAACTTTGCAGTTTCCAGAGGCTTGCTGATcaaaagcactttcttttcgcGCTACAATATCCTCAAAGGGACCTGGaaatcaccagaccaacgaactTTGGACCAAATCGAGTATATTTTCATCGAGGGTCCgcaggaaaaagcgccaacaggaagaacgagatcgcgaggcggTGGAAAAACTATACcatgctaacgataaacggaagttctacgagaagttaaaccgttcacgcaaaggctttgtgccgcaggCCGGTATGTGTCGGGAAGCAgacgcccagtaaaccatttggtttgtatatctcgattgcaactgagatatacgaaaccatatctgaacgaaaaagttatatttcacgctatataagaacatatatgtaccaaagtggaggcgatatacgtgcgaaagctttgtcaattatttgtaattctattttgcgtagtttttataacacgcaactaaatactcctgaatatatgattaagatataatcaaatattgcaatcgcctatactgctttataattcacagtcatgaattgtatatgaaggcacgcacgactgcaaaacaacttattgttcacttagatttgacatactctaatcattatacaattccaatgtgaaattgacatgaaaacgatttaatgtgaactttctattacgattttgtgttatctgggcggtaatcttctcacgaatgaacgtgaggtgatcgagaggtggaagcagtattatgacgagtaccttaacagcgatgtagctgaacatgaaggtgactatggcagcgagcaagatggattgatcaagtggaaggcgacctgcgcaCCATGCGCaaactacgtggctggcgaattgcggccacggaccgacttcttcgtacagcggaggaaaccacggcctggaatTGGTTAAGTAACGTAAGTAAATAAGTACCGTTAAggttctttttgctaccaatatTATTTCCTCTGAGATTAACTACCTCAATCATCTAACATATTCCAAAGTTACGGACAACGTAAGCAACAATTTTTACTATATTGTTCGCGCACAGCAGGACCGGCTTTGTGCGAAATTAATTGATGCCGAACCCGTGACCATGGTACTGACCTGTTCACTCTACTAACGGGACGTTAGTTTAGTCGATCGGATTTTTGTAGCGAGTTTGCGAGCTCATTGTCAACTCGCCCAGTGTCATCATATCTACTGGCTAGAGTTAATCGCTAGCCAGGTCACCCGCCACAAGCCATCAACATTAAACTGAAACAAGTTCCGAAACTTtaagaaaaatatatttatatttgtCTAATATAAAAAGTattgaacagaaaataaaaatttgctggtaaaatcaaataagtatttttaaattgaatttttttctttggttcaTTCAAACCGACTTGATGAGGTCGGGTTTTTCACTAATAGCACTACTCGTATGGCTACATAACCCCACAGAGGGAGGGGATGAAATCACGACCACAGGTCGCGTTTCGCTTCCTGTTTGGTTTTGATGTTTCTCCTGATTTTCAAAGTACGTCAAACATTCACGAATCCCGCGCAAAAACTGATCTGCATTCTCGGAATTAAATACCATCGGTGGCTTTAGTTTGATAACGTTGTCGTCTGGTCCATCACTGCTTACGAGAATCTTGTGCGCATTCTTCATTCTGTCGACAACGGCTTTCGCAAGCTTTGTTGCCGGCGTTCGAGCCCTCCGGTTTGTGACTAACTCAATCCCGATGAAAAGACCCGTCCCGCGTACGTCACCCACTGTGTCATATTCGTGTCCTAAGGCCCGTGATCGATCGAGCAGATAGTTTCCTACAGTGAGGGCATTTTCTTGGAGTTTTTCTTCGTCAATGACACGCATCACGGCATTTGCAATTGCACAGGAAACCGGATTACCTCCGTActgaaacaaagaaaacatttgatcaaagaatatcaaaaaaattatattttcaacaaataccGTATTGAAATAGCACACTCCGGTGGAGGCGAAACTTTCGGCGATCTCCGGTGTAGTTACAACAGCACCAACGGGATGCCCGTTACCCATTGGTTTGGCTACCGTAACGATATCTGGTACCACACCGTGTGGTTCAAAGGCCCAATAATGGGTACCGATGCGTCCAAACCCAACCTGAACCTCATCGGCTATTGTTACGCCACCCGCATTTCGAACAATACTGCAAAATAATCAATTCATTTAGACATTTTCACTTACTATTCAACATCCATCGCGTACTTATAGACTTTTTTGAAGTAGTTCTTCGGTGGAATGATCTGTCCGCCGCAGCTTTGCAAACTCTCCGCTATGAACGCAGCAATTTTGTTCGGATTTTGCTCGACCAACCGAGCCACCTCGTCGGCGTACAGTTGCCCTAAGTCTGCTTCCTCTGGGTAATCACAATCCCGGTGCTTGCCACGATAGACATCCGGACAGGGTGCCTTGTGGAAAATGGAAGCAATTCATAGGTTTTTTGTGGCACTCGGCGTCATCGCACGAATGGTGGAATGGCAGTGATTCAAATATGCACATTTGAATAGATGGAAACCGTTGAGGTCGGATTTCCCTCAATTCCAAATACTTACGACATGTACGAAATCGGGCTTCGGGTCACCACCCGGTTGGTTGAACTTGTACGGGGATATGTCCATTACAGCAGAAACATGACCGTGATAGGCACTGCAAATGAGACCGGAAATTATGCTGATAAT contains these protein-coding regions:
- the LOC128742907 gene encoding alanine--glyoxylate aminotransferase 2-like: MHGSSSVEKMQSNVQIKEDMPKIDTIKLRNKHIGKSCQLFYKTDPLKIVRGQGQYMYDEEGTRYLDCINNVAHVGHCHPTVVEAGTRQLAALSTNNRFLHDELVKCAQTLADKMPSNLSVCYFVNSGSEANDLALRLARQHTKRHDIITLDHAYHGHVSAVMDISPYKFNQPGGDPKPDFVHVAPCPDVYRGKHRDCDYPEEADLGQLYADEVARLVEQNPNKIAAFIAESLQSCGGQIIPPKNYFKKVYNIVRNAGGVTIADEVQVGFGRIGTHYWAFEPHGVVPDIVTVAKPMGNGHPVGAVVTTPEIAESFASTGVCYFNTYGGNPVSCAIANAVMRVIDEEKLQENALTVGNYLLDRSRALGHEYDTVGDVRGTGLFIGIELVTNRRARTPATKLAKAVVDRMKNAHKILVSSDGPDDNVIKLKPPMVFNSENADQFLRGIRECLTYFENQEKHQNQTGSETRPVVVISSPPSVGLCSHTSSAISEKPDLIKSV